From Vigna angularis cultivar LongXiaoDou No.4 chromosome 11, ASM1680809v1, whole genome shotgun sequence:
TGCAATCATTTCAACTACGGTAAACTTTACATTGCGGAGAATATTTAGCAAATTGACAAGAGAATACACTGAATAAGAATAAGGTAAGTCTTCAACTTTTTCATCAAAACTTCTCTCTACTTCAAAACCATCTGTTACACCACAGATTTCTTTAATTAACATCCATCAAAATTAGAAAGAGAGTTTTGCAATGGCTGAAACAAAATCAAGAAAACAGACCCCTTTACCTGTCTGCTGTGCATGGAAGAAATCTTGTAGTTTAGGATTTTGCACCATCGCATTCCATACATTTGGGTCACAGGCAATAGAAGCCACAACATTCTGCTCATTCAGGTATTAACTCAGTGCACCCTAGATTAATAAACTtgtttatattatgttaatttatagaatatatttttattgtaactCAACTTGAAAAACTGTTGGATGGCCAGTTTTATTTTGGATTTCATCAAAGAAGCTTAGAGATTAATAAAGACTCTTCAAACTATGCAGTATTAAAGCACTACCTGAGCTTCTGAACTTTCACTAAACAATTGAAAAGCCTGAAAAACACTATCTTTGTTCTTCAAACCAGAATGAGAAGGTGACAGAACAGATATTTGATTAGGAAGAGCAAAGCCTTGGTATTCGGTGGAGTTTGAAGATAGGTATTTCCTGAAATATGATCACATTCATATGATGTTTGCAGAGAAAAAAGGTCCATAGAAATCAGTACACGATAATGCATAACACAACACAAGATATCTGTTAGAACACAAAAGCTACTTATTTGTTTCTTGATAGGAgtttaataatatcaataattaaataaccaataaaagaataatagaTTTATTATAGCATGGAATGCAACTCAAAGGAAATGAACAATGAGATAGAGAGAGTGTGTATACTTATGTAGAGCATGTTTTAGTTCAGTTGTGGCTTCATCAAAACAAGGAACACTGCCTGACACCACCCTCGCCGTACTGTCTTCACCGCAGTCTGCCGGTGACACTTCAGAAGCACTCTGAACAGATGACTGGACAGGCGGCACGACGCTTCTGATCCCGGTGGCAGTGAACTTGGCCACCGCACTCTTCACTCCACCACCCATTAATGAGAGCGtgaagaaagtgaagagaaaaGGGTAGTTTGggtatttaaaattcaaatggGTAGCACAAAGTTTCTTGTGCAATGGTGGTACCTCTTAAGATTGTGAAATTTCACATGTATCTTCCCTTTTTGTCTTAAAAGGGTTGTACAAATGTATAATTGATTGAATTTAACGTCTATTATACtcaatcaaatattattttaagtttgaaaaCTTATGTTTTTCGGTACTGATAAAATCAAAGCAAAACAgaacaaccaaaacaaaaaaattggcaGAATCTCCCTAGAAACTATTCATTACTATCTTTAGAAGTACTTTTAGTTTCCATTTCAATACGAAAactgataattttattttaactttcatttttaGGCGGTCAAGTCAATTatgagtaatttaattatttaaaaaatattttaagtaatgttaataattctaatttataagttttattaataatgttttagaAGTAATGGCGGTAGCATATCATAGGAGAGGATCTTTATTACATATATCATTAAAAAGGATTTAcagaaaatatgataataacgcattttattttcatgtaaaaTATGTATTGAAAGGAAACTCGATTGAAAAACAAGGAGAGCACAACATTATATAATTTACAAggtataataataattcaatttttttgaaaaaattattatacataataTTCATAACTATAagaaaatttatcatttatcaataatttattttatttttcattatctattttgttattttatttgtatcagATCAGATACATTAtagtatttcaaatattttactACTGTTGGATTCAAGTAGCAAATGTGAAGCAACATAATCTAAAATGTCTGAATTAACTttcaataaaagaattataattatattaatataattaatacaaaaaaaatcaataaaagaaataaattttcttgAAATGTGATATTTCACAGGagggcatatatatatatatatatatatataatattcttttagGGAAATGGAGATGGAGTTCATAAAAAATGCAAACTATTATTCTCGACCTTTTCAAATAGATATagataatatataacataagtatttttaacatatagtatcaaataataaattatatttaatgtcacttcataatttaaattcaagaaaatagttcttcaaaaaatatgaaaggaTTTGAAGACCTGAGGTAATTTGAAGCCTAACATGACCATGTACACGGAGAACCAGAGGAAATATAAGCAGTTCCAAGTCTGTATTGTCAAGATACACGATTAAAACCACTTTTCCTTTCCATGAATACTTCGATGAGAAGTCAATAAATTaactgaaatatttttttgcCAGATTGTCAATGTTAACAAAATCTAAGAAACGAAGCAATAGATGTGCGCAAACTCTAATTAAGAATGCAATTGAAGACCAAAAAAGGGCAATACTTTTAATGAAAAAAGTGAGCTATTTGAAAATGGCTAGGCACGGAGAGTTGGAGGAGGCCGGTGAAAAAAGTAAAACAGGAATGAGCCTTGAAGGTGATCAACTGCTTTAAAAGTTGATGAATATATAAAATGGACCATGCTTCCAGTAAACATTTGAGGGATACAAGGTTTCAGAGTTAAGTTCCAAAAcagcaaaaaataataatactacaAATCCTAAACCAG
This genomic window contains:
- the LOC108333731 gene encoding uncharacterized protein LOC108333731, with the translated sequence MGGGVKSAVAKFTATGIRSVVPPVQSSVQSASEVSPADCGEDSTARVVSGSVPCFDEATTELKHALHKKYLSSNSTEYQGFALPNQISVLSPSHSGLKNKDSVFQAFQLFSESSEAQNVVASIACDPNVWNAMVQNPKLQDFFHAQQTDGFEVERSFDEKVEDLPYSYSVYSLVNLLNILRNVKFTVVEMIAACQFTFRISLGS